A single region of the Labrus bergylta chromosome 10, fLabBer1.1, whole genome shotgun sequence genome encodes:
- the pprc1 gene encoding peroxisome proliferator-activated receptor gamma coactivator-related protein 1, with amino-acid sequence MAARWGAGEETLTACNMDFFPMDTLDETDGLSPGETLEALQSCLDPSILSMFEDAPTIETKGLDEESEATLLTALTEILDNVDDENLSPFDTLPDADLLSGQKGREHSPLRRLMCLSRSPPEKDAFCNTRSLSTGKSIPRILADSLQRSDGEEEEDGSFTLSPVSHDSSPDGDLLDWKSLTLPLPITLEQEDDGGIPVCLGDLVRHMHPYCMTFCVENDVGEQMLPEGGILLEVVDQGENGEPILAIPDMDLPASLALKEQKDSEEAEEVASDTSEHIVVDDEDVTVTEYPVKDATPVTPGIKDEMIVRRQKEEIKEKSPSKRKKKKSKEQPHSKPVEGRVLRSGRLRNTAQELPKKLEKKMVKEVKKQRIPKVPPAPTQTSSSKEPKKLNACQTEVATTKPLPVLKIRVATSEVSQKKEPALSDASPEKNQPKSSPAVLSSKQPEEMPEQPAKTPEKPEDSSVAPSAVVPPVPAESSTAAPGVAAHPMTPPVSEAPAPVAPAVPEPKPKSLSLAEYRRLRQQKKPAPVEKQDDNSTKWPSLPELPKELPLIPCLPDPSPKDPRRPNVQAAKKEVEEVRPAWQPRGPCAPPTPEALLVPPAYMVASSNKASAAPSVSKPRQTADEPKPSPPQNPSPPAAISVKNVSAQPQSTAHPAALCAPRSSESPASPPDAKCLPALSKGHCGVAERPTSQPAEVTKTSPKTTTEVMKPIAATVPAPRKITVVFPKVPVVTAPPSIKSSPSSVSMATKPTADGTKLCSSPANHPSETRSLKISKPVVLENKEKPTTALKPQSAKSSTQELIEAFTSEIGIEAADLTSLLEQFEETQAKEEKCVPEVSGRAAAVGNSSVEVAPEKTVVERVRANDLSSTAALTPPATPPHQMWKPLVPVALLGKSKAAEASKSSPSKVIQIEARPLPSVRSRSKPTPAAAAVSPEVACMDHDYCLPNKGASNGEAGKRWNVKQQSFITIKPITTQTPPAVPVSSARANTNAVAASKPQDLTRTEPLDHRTDEMERSSVLETPDASPSHPETDGTFKEGSPRRGPYGRSYRRHTASRSPSPRASRIERTGGWSRKRSRRSPSPMSSGSESDSQSSRSRSTSRSPSKKRYRSRHRDRSSSSSSRSSSGSSPSVSRSPPRRRRYSYSSSRSGSWSRSRSRSRSPQRQAQWNRSRRLHSPMQRPQFGTNMNVEEVKRCKEKAIEERRVVYVGRIRGTMTQKELQERFSLFGEIEECTLHFRDHGDNYGFVTYYDTKDAFTAIENGSKLRKPDELPFDLCFGGRRQFCQTTYADLDSNREYDPYQGKVKCQTLDFDTLLKQAQQNLKR; translated from the exons ATGGCGGCGCGGTGGGGAGCAGGCGAGGAGACTTTAACAGCGTGCAATATGGATTTTTTCCCCATGGATACACTAGACGAG ACTGATGGCCTGAGCCCTGGAGAAACTCTGGAGGCCCTACAGAGCTGCTTGGACCCCTCTATACTTTCAATGTTTGAGGACGCGCCTACGATAGAG acTAAAGGACTAGACGAGGAAAGTGAAGCCACGCTGCTAACCGCCCTGACTGAGATCCTCGACAATGTGGACGACGAGAACCTGTCCCCGTTTGACACACTGCCCGACGCAGACCTGTTGTCAGGTCAGAAGGGCAGGGAACACTCTCCG CTCAGGAGACTGATGTGCCTGtcccgctctcctccagagaaaGACGCATTCTGTAACACAAGATCCCTATCTACTGGAAAG AGTATTCCCAGGATACTTGCAGACTCTCTCCAGAGAAGTgacggggaggaggaggaagatggcTCTTTCACTCTGAGCCCAGTGAGCCACGACTCATCTCCTGACGGAGACCTGCTGGATTGGAAAAGTCTCACCCTGCCCCTCCCCATCACCTTGGAGCAGGAGGATGATGGCGGCATTCCCGTGTGCCTGGGGGACTTGGTCAGGCACATGCACCCGTACTGTATGACCTTTTGTGTGGAGAATGACGTAGGGGAACAGATGTTGCCTGAAGGAGGCATCTTACTTGAAGTTGTTGACCAGGGTGAAAATGGAGAACCTATCCTGGCCATCCCAGACATGGATCTCCCAGCCTCTCTTGCACTAAAAGAGCAGAAGGATtcagaggaagcagaggaagtTGCCTCTGACACTTCAGAGCACATAGTagttgatgatgaagatgtaaCTGTCACAGAGTATCCAGTAAAAGATGCAACCCCTGTGACACCAGGCATTAAAGATGAAATGATTGttagaagacagaaagaagagattAAAGAGAAAAGCCCCTccaagaggaaaaagaagaaaagcaagGAGCAGCCTCATTCTAAACCTGTGGAAGGAAGAGTCCTTAGGAGTGGTAGATTAAGAAACACAGCACAGGAGCTGcccaaaaaacttgaaaaaaagatGGTGAAAGAAGTAAAGAAGCAAAGAATCCCAAAGGTTCCTCCTGCCCCAACTCAAACTTCTTCCTCTAAAGAACCTAAGAAACTAAATGCATGCCAAACTGAAGTTGCCACTACAAAACCTTTGCCTGTACTGAAAATACGAGTCGCCACATCTGAAGTGTCCCAAAAAAAGGAACCTGCCTTGTCAGATGCTAGCCCTGAGAAGAATCAACCCAAGAGTTCACCCGCAGTGCTGAGCTCCAAACAACCGGAAGAAATGCCCGAGCAGCCGGCAAAGACCCCGGAGAAGCCTGAAGACTCGTCAGTAGCTCCCTCTGCCGTCGTCCccccagtgcctgcagagagcTCCACAGCTGCTCCTGGTGTCGCAGCACACCCCATGACACCGCCTGTAAGCGAGGCCCCCGCTCCTGTGGCCCCTGCGGTCCCAGAGCCGAAGCCCAAATCCCTCAGTCTGGCTGAGTACAGGCGGCTGCGGCAGCAGAAGAAGCCGGCCCCAGTGGAGAAACAGGACGACAACAGCACCAAGTGGCCGAGCCTCCCCGAGCTTCCCAAAGAGCTTCCCCTTATCCCCTGCCTGCCCGACCCCAGCCCCAAAGATCCTCGACGCCCAAACGTACAAGCAGCAAAGAAAGAAGTGGAGGAGGTCAGACCTGCCTGGCAGCCAAGGGGACCGTGTGCTCCGCCTACTCCTGAGGCTCTGTTGGTGCCGCCTGCCTACATGGTGGCCTCATCCAACAAGGCTTCAGCAGCTCCATCTGTTTCTAAACCCCGGCAAACAGCTGATGAACCGAAACCTTCTCCACCTCAAAACCCCTCGCCTCCTGCTGCTATTTCAGTGAAGAATGTATCTGCACAGCCCCAATCCACTGCTCACCCTGCTGCACTGTGTGCGCCCCGGAGCTCTGAGTCTCCAGCTTCCCCACCTGATGCAAAATGTTTACCTGCACTTTCAAAGGGACATTGTGGAGTTGCTGAAAGGCCCACATCTCAACCTGCAGAAGTCACTAAAACCTCTCCCAAAACCACTACAGAGGTGATGAAACCCATCGCTGCCACTGTGCCTGCGCCCAGGAAGATCACGGTTGTTTTCCCAAAGGTGCCCGTGGTCACTGCTCCTCCCTCAATAAAGAGCAGCCCCTCATCTGTCAGCATGGCCACCAAACCCACAGCGGACGGTACGAAGCTCTGTTCCTCTCCTGCTAATCATCCCTCAGAAACCAGAAGTCTAAAGATCTCCAAACCTGTTGTGcttgaaaataaagagaaaccCACTACAGCACTGAAACCTCAAAGCGCTAAGAGCTCCACACAGGAGCTGATAGAGGCCTTCACCAGTGAGATAG GAATCGAAGCTGCTGATCTGACGAGCTTGCTGGAGCAGTTTGAGGAAACCCAAG CCAAAGAGGAGAAATGTGTGCCGGAGGTCTCTGGTAGAGCAGCAGCTGTAGGAAACTCTAG CGTTGAGGTGGCTCCAGAGAAAACAGTTGTGGAGCGTGTGAGGGCTAACGACCTCTCAAGCACAGCAG CTCTGACTCCTCCAGCCACTCCTCCCCACCAGATGTGGAAGCCCCTGGTCCCTGTGGCCCTGCTGGGGAAGAGCAAGGCGGCAGAGGCCTCAAAGTCTAGCCCTTCCAAGGTCATCCAGATAGAAGCCCGGCCTCTGCCCTCAGTCAGGTCCCGCAGCAAACCcactccagctgctgctgccgtcTCCCCAGAAGTGGCCTGCATGGACCATGACTACTGCCTTCCCAACAAAGGTGCTTCAAACGGTGAGGCAGGCAAGCGCTGGAACGTCAAACAGCAGTCTTTCATCACCATTAAACCAATCACTACACAAACACCACCAGCTGTCCCAGTGTCGTCTGCGCGGGCTAACACGAACGCTGTGGCCGCAAGCAAACCCCAAGATTTAACTCGCACAGAGCCGCTAGATCACAGGACTGATGAGATGGAGAGAAGCTCTGTTCTGGAGACTCCTGATGCTTCGCCTTCTCATCCGGAGACTGATGGCACTTTCAAAGAGGGAAGCCCCAGGAGAGGACCTTACGGAAGGTCTTACCGCCGACACACTGCTTCTCGCTCGCCCAGCCCCAGAGCGAGTCGCATCGAGAGGACCGGAGGCTGGTCAAGAAAAAGATCCCGCCGCTCTCCAAGCCCCATGTCAAGTGGTTCAGAGTCAGACTCCCAGTCCTCCAGATCTCGGTCTACATCCCGATCTCCCTCTAAGAAAAG GTATCGCTCTCGCCATCGGGACAGAAGCTCCAGCTCCTCTTCCCGTTCCTCCTCTGggtcctctccctctgtgtcccgCTCCCCGCCCAGAAGGCGGAGGTACTCTTACTCTTCCTCTCGTTCTGGCTCTTGGAGCCGCTCCAGGTCACGTTCTCGATCTCCTCAGAGGCAAGCACAGTGGAATAGGAGCAGAAGATTGCACAG TCCCATGCAGAGGCCCCAATTTGGTACAAACATGAATGTGGAAGAGGTGAAGAGATGCAAGGAGAAAGCCATT gagGAGCGTCGGGTTGTTTACGTTGGTCGAATTCGGGGAACGATGACTCAGAAAGAACTTCAGGAGCGCTTCTCTCTGTTTGGGGAGATTGAAGAATGCACCCTGCACTTTAGAGATCATGG TGACAACTACGGCTTTGTGACCTATTATGACACCAAGGATGCTTTCACGGCCATCGAGAATGGAAGCAAGCTGCGCAAACCCGATGAGCTGCCGTTTGACCTCTGTTTTGGTGGAAGGAGACAGTTCTGCCAGACCACCTACGCTGACCTAG ATTCAAATAGAGAGTACGATCCATATCAGGGGAAAGTCAAGTGTCAAACACTCGACTTCGACACTTTACTGAAGCAAGCCCAGCAGAATCTGAAGAGGTAA
- the oga gene encoding protein O-GlcNAcase isoform X2, with the protein MVQKEKTLEKPPVDGVPSPSPVSGEACVEAPGPAEESGIAVQATGHRKFISGVVEGFYGRPWTMEQRKELFRRQQKWGLNTYLYAPKDDYKHRMFWRELYSVEEAEQLMTLISAAKEHGIEFIYAISPGLDITFSNQKEVSALKRKLDQVTHFGCKSFALLFDDIDHNMCPADKEVFSSFAHAQVSITNEIYQYLGEPETFLFCPTEYCGTFCYPNVPQSPYLHTVGEKLLPSIDVLWTGPKVVSKDISVESIEEVSRILRRAPVIWDNIHANDYDQKRLFLGPYKGRSTELIPRLKGVLTNPNCEFESNFVAIHTLATWYKSNMNGVRKDVVMTDGEDSTVSIQIKLENEGSDEELETDMLYSPQLALKLALSEWLSEFCVPHQYNSRQVPQSGAKGTAIDVTSMVSPSLCSSTTVTTVFQQPIMSPAMPPLLLDPLSPLSHPMAKISQDVEEVEVEKKDSDEEPMEMVVEKMVDEPEPEAEVEADSEEKHADPILSDKMAEDLKPMDTDKESLAESKSPEESILEDSGSDIAPMQTDDQLKQVPQPFDVFVPGPNEKPLFIAEPLTLEDLSLLAELFYLPYEHGNKAMQMLKEFNWLRANSSVVSVNCKRKETDKVEEWQTRAEKFEEMCCSVIQMFTRLSNSANRTILYDLYPYIWDIKSNISMVKSFVQWLGCRSQSSAQFLRGDQEPWAFRGGLAGEFQRLLPIDGANDLFYQPPPSMPTSKIYSIRPYFPKDESSVYKICKEMFFEGLEEAPFSDDDPDLIGDRLVGGLLTLSPDYGFVLEDDEGICGYAVGTVDVKPFFKSCKLSWLPFMQEKYHKPDEQKDLTEAEKMMLSFHEDEEGLPESFLSNFPSLIKVDIQGKVTDPSVAKSMMGCLLSSLKANGSQGAFCKIRQTDKRMLDFYSKLGCFEVATMEGFPKDVIIMGRSL; encoded by the exons ATGGTTCAGAAGGAGAAGACGCTGGAGAAACCACCAGTGGACGGTGTGCCGAGCCCCAGCCCAGTCTCCGGAGAGGCTTGTGTGGAGGCCCCCGGCCCGGCAGAAGAGTCCGGCATTGCGGTCCAAGCGACCGGCCACAGAAAATTCATCAGCGGGGTTGTGGAAG GTTTTTATGGGCGACCGTGGACAATGGAACAGAGGAAGGAGTTGTTCAGAAG GCAGCAGAAGTGGGGATTGAATACATACCTGTATGCACCCAAAGATGACTACAAACACAGGATGTTCTGGAGAGAGCTGTACTCTGTGGAGGAAGCAG AGCAACTGATGACATTGATTAGTGCTGCTAAGGAGCATGGGATAGAGTTCATCTACGCCATTTCCCCTGGACTGGACATCACGTTCTCCAATCAGAAAGAGGTTTCTGCTCTCAAAAGGAAGCTTGATCAG GTTACTCACTTTGGCTGCAAGTCCTTTGCCTTACTTTTCGACGACATCGACCACAACATGTGCCCAGCAGACAAAGAGGTGTTCAGCTCGTTTGCACACGCGCAGGTTTCTATTACCAACGAAATCTACCAATACCTAGGAGAGCCTGAAACCTTCCTCTTCTGTCCCACAG AGTACTGTGGAACATTCTGCTACCCAAATGTTCCTCAGTCCCCCTACCTCCACACAGTTGGAGAGAAGCTGTTGCCTAGCATTGATGTGCTGTGGACAG gaCCCAAGGTGGTGTCCAAAGACATCTCCGTGGAGTCTATTGAGGAGGTTTCAAGAATCCTGAGGCGAGCCCCTGTGATTTGGGACAACATTCATGCTAATGACTATGACCAGAAGAGGCTTTTCCTGGGTCCATACAAAGGCCGCTCCACAGAGCTCATCCCCAGGCTGAAGGGGGTACTAACAAACCCCAACTGCGAGTTTGAGTCCAACTTCGTGGCAATCCACACTCTGGCCACCTGGTACAAGTCTAACATGAATGGGGTGCGCAAGGATGTAGTAATGA CTGATGGCGAGGACAGCACAGTGTCCATCCAGATAAAGTTAGAGAATGAGGGCAGCGATGAAGAGCTGGAGACAGACATGCTCTACAGCCCACAGCTTGCTCTTAAACTGGCTCTGTCAGAGTGGCTCAGTGAATTCTGTGTTCCTCATCAATACAACA gcCGACAGGTGCCTCAGAGTGGTGCTAAAGGCACAGCTATCGACGTGACGTCCATggtttctccctccctctgctcttcCACGACTGTCACAACTGTGTTCCAGCAGCCCATCATGTCTCCTGCCatgcctcctcttcttctcgaTCCACTCTCACCTCTCTCACACCCGATGGCAAAAATATCTCAGGATGTTGAGGAG GTGGAGGTGGAGAAGAAGGATTCAGATGAGGAGCCCATGGAGATGGTGGTTGAGAAAATGGTAGACGAGCCAGAGCCGGAAGCTGAAGTTGAAGCTGACTCAGAGGAGAAGCATGCTGATCCTATCTTAAGTGACAAGATGGCCGAGGACCTGAAGCCCATGGATACAGACAAGGAGAGTCTGGCAGAGTCAAAGTCCCCAGAAGAGTCTATCCTGGAGGACTCTGGGAGTGATATCGCCCCCATGCAAACAGATGATCAGCTCAAACAGGTGCCGCAACCATTT GATGTGTTTGTGCCTGGACCCAATGAGAAGCCCCTGTTCATAGCAGAGCCCCTCACACTGGAGGACCTGAGCCTGCTGGCAGAGCTTTTCTACCTGCCTTATGAACACGGAAACAAGGCCATGCAGATGTTGAAGGAGTTCAACTGGCTAAGAGCCAACAGCAGCGTCGTCAGTGTCAACTGCAAGAGAAAGGAGACAGACAAG GTAGAAGAGTGGCAAACGAGGGCAGAGAAGTTTGAGGAGATGTGCTGCTCAGTCATCCAGATGTTCACGCGACTGTCCAATTCAGCCAACCGCACCATCCTCTACGACCTCTACCCTTACATCTGGGACATCAAGAGCAACATTTCTATGGTCAAGTCGTTTGTCCAGTGGCTAG GGTGTCGTAGTCAGTCCTCAGCACAATTCCTTAGAGGAGACCAAGAGCCCTGGGCCTTTAGGGGAGGTCTAGCAGGAGAGTTCCAG AGATTGTTGCCAATCGATGGGGCAAACGATCTTTTCTACCAACCTCCACCTTCAATGCCAACCTCCAAAATCTATTCCATAAGGCCATACTTTCCCAAAGATGAG TCTTCTGTTTATAAAATCTGTAAAGAGATGTTCTTTGAAGGACTCGAGGAAGCCCCTTTCTCTGATGATGACCCTGATCTCATAGGAGACAG GTTGGTAGGAGGACTCCTGACTCTGAGTCCAGACTACGGCTTTGTGCTAGAGGATGATGAAGGGATCTGCGGGTATGCTGTCGGTACCGTGGACGTCAAGCCCTTCTTTAAAAGTTGCAAGTTGAGCTGGCTTCCTTTCATGCAGGAGAAATACCACAAACCTGACGAGCAGAAGGACCTCACTGAGGCTGAG AAAATGATGCTGAGTTTCCACGAGGATGAGGAGGGTCTTCCAGAGTCTTTCCTCTCCAACTTCCCGTCTCTCATCAAAGTCGACATTCAGGGCAAGGTCACTGACCCCAGTGTGGCCAAAAGCATGATGGGATGTCTTCTATCTTCTCTTAAAGCTAACG GCTCCCAAGGTGCATTCTGTAAGATCCGTCAGACTGATAAGAGAATGTTGGACTTCTATAGTAAGCTGGGATGCTTTGAAGTGGCAACAATGGAGGGCTTCCCCAAAGATGTCATCATTATGGGACGCAGCCTATGA
- the oga gene encoding protein O-GlcNAcase isoform X1, protein MVQKEKTLEKPPVDGVPSPSPVSGEACVEAPGPAEESGIAVQATGHRKFISGVVEGFYGRPWTMEQRKELFRRQQKWGLNTYLYAPKDDYKHRMFWRELYSVEEAEQLMTLISAAKEHGIEFIYAISPGLDITFSNQKEVSALKRKLDQVTHFGCKSFALLFDDIDHNMCPADKEVFSSFAHAQVSITNEIYQYLGEPETFLFCPTEYCGTFCYPNVPQSPYLHTVGEKLLPSIDVLWTGPKVVSKDISVESIEEVSRILRRAPVIWDNIHANDYDQKRLFLGPYKGRSTELIPRLKGVLTNPNCEFESNFVAIHTLATWYKSNMNGVRKDVVMTDGEDSTVSIQIKLENEGSDEELETDMLYSPQLALKLALSEWLSEFCVPHQYNSRQVPQSGAKGTAIDVTSMVSPSLCSSTTVTTVFQQPIMSPAMPPLLLDPLSPLSHPMAKISQDVEEVEVEKKDSDEEPMEMVVEKMVDEPEPEAEVEADSEEKHADPILSDKMAEDLKPMDTDKESLAESKSPEESILEDSGSDIAPMQTDDQLKQVPQPFDVFVPGPNEKPLFIAEPLTLEDLSLLAELFYLPYEHGNKAMQMLKEFNWLRANSSVVSVNCKRKETDKVEEWQTRAEKFEEMCCSVIQMFTRLSNSANRTILYDLYPYIWDIKSNISMVKSFVQWLDGRIHSTSFYCYWIDSGRWCRSQSSAQFLRGDQEPWAFRGGLAGEFQRLLPIDGANDLFYQPPPSMPTSKIYSIRPYFPKDESSVYKICKEMFFEGLEEAPFSDDDPDLIGDRLVGGLLTLSPDYGFVLEDDEGICGYAVGTVDVKPFFKSCKLSWLPFMQEKYHKPDEQKDLTEAEKMMLSFHEDEEGLPESFLSNFPSLIKVDIQGKVTDPSVAKSMMGCLLSSLKANGSQGAFCKIRQTDKRMLDFYSKLGCFEVATMEGFPKDVIIMGRSL, encoded by the exons ATGGTTCAGAAGGAGAAGACGCTGGAGAAACCACCAGTGGACGGTGTGCCGAGCCCCAGCCCAGTCTCCGGAGAGGCTTGTGTGGAGGCCCCCGGCCCGGCAGAAGAGTCCGGCATTGCGGTCCAAGCGACCGGCCACAGAAAATTCATCAGCGGGGTTGTGGAAG GTTTTTATGGGCGACCGTGGACAATGGAACAGAGGAAGGAGTTGTTCAGAAG GCAGCAGAAGTGGGGATTGAATACATACCTGTATGCACCCAAAGATGACTACAAACACAGGATGTTCTGGAGAGAGCTGTACTCTGTGGAGGAAGCAG AGCAACTGATGACATTGATTAGTGCTGCTAAGGAGCATGGGATAGAGTTCATCTACGCCATTTCCCCTGGACTGGACATCACGTTCTCCAATCAGAAAGAGGTTTCTGCTCTCAAAAGGAAGCTTGATCAG GTTACTCACTTTGGCTGCAAGTCCTTTGCCTTACTTTTCGACGACATCGACCACAACATGTGCCCAGCAGACAAAGAGGTGTTCAGCTCGTTTGCACACGCGCAGGTTTCTATTACCAACGAAATCTACCAATACCTAGGAGAGCCTGAAACCTTCCTCTTCTGTCCCACAG AGTACTGTGGAACATTCTGCTACCCAAATGTTCCTCAGTCCCCCTACCTCCACACAGTTGGAGAGAAGCTGTTGCCTAGCATTGATGTGCTGTGGACAG gaCCCAAGGTGGTGTCCAAAGACATCTCCGTGGAGTCTATTGAGGAGGTTTCAAGAATCCTGAGGCGAGCCCCTGTGATTTGGGACAACATTCATGCTAATGACTATGACCAGAAGAGGCTTTTCCTGGGTCCATACAAAGGCCGCTCCACAGAGCTCATCCCCAGGCTGAAGGGGGTACTAACAAACCCCAACTGCGAGTTTGAGTCCAACTTCGTGGCAATCCACACTCTGGCCACCTGGTACAAGTCTAACATGAATGGGGTGCGCAAGGATGTAGTAATGA CTGATGGCGAGGACAGCACAGTGTCCATCCAGATAAAGTTAGAGAATGAGGGCAGCGATGAAGAGCTGGAGACAGACATGCTCTACAGCCCACAGCTTGCTCTTAAACTGGCTCTGTCAGAGTGGCTCAGTGAATTCTGTGTTCCTCATCAATACAACA gcCGACAGGTGCCTCAGAGTGGTGCTAAAGGCACAGCTATCGACGTGACGTCCATggtttctccctccctctgctcttcCACGACTGTCACAACTGTGTTCCAGCAGCCCATCATGTCTCCTGCCatgcctcctcttcttctcgaTCCACTCTCACCTCTCTCACACCCGATGGCAAAAATATCTCAGGATGTTGAGGAG GTGGAGGTGGAGAAGAAGGATTCAGATGAGGAGCCCATGGAGATGGTGGTTGAGAAAATGGTAGACGAGCCAGAGCCGGAAGCTGAAGTTGAAGCTGACTCAGAGGAGAAGCATGCTGATCCTATCTTAAGTGACAAGATGGCCGAGGACCTGAAGCCCATGGATACAGACAAGGAGAGTCTGGCAGAGTCAAAGTCCCCAGAAGAGTCTATCCTGGAGGACTCTGGGAGTGATATCGCCCCCATGCAAACAGATGATCAGCTCAAACAGGTGCCGCAACCATTT GATGTGTTTGTGCCTGGACCCAATGAGAAGCCCCTGTTCATAGCAGAGCCCCTCACACTGGAGGACCTGAGCCTGCTGGCAGAGCTTTTCTACCTGCCTTATGAACACGGAAACAAGGCCATGCAGATGTTGAAGGAGTTCAACTGGCTAAGAGCCAACAGCAGCGTCGTCAGTGTCAACTGCAAGAGAAAGGAGACAGACAAG GTAGAAGAGTGGCAAACGAGGGCAGAGAAGTTTGAGGAGATGTGCTGCTCAGTCATCCAGATGTTCACGCGACTGTCCAATTCAGCCAACCGCACCATCCTCTACGACCTCTACCCTTACATCTGGGACATCAAGAGCAACATTTCTATGGTCAAGTCGTTTGTCCAGTGGCTAG ATGGAAGAATCCACAGTACAAGTTTCTACTGCTATTGGATCGACAGTGGCCGAT GGTGTCGTAGTCAGTCCTCAGCACAATTCCTTAGAGGAGACCAAGAGCCCTGGGCCTTTAGGGGAGGTCTAGCAGGAGAGTTCCAG AGATTGTTGCCAATCGATGGGGCAAACGATCTTTTCTACCAACCTCCACCTTCAATGCCAACCTCCAAAATCTATTCCATAAGGCCATACTTTCCCAAAGATGAG TCTTCTGTTTATAAAATCTGTAAAGAGATGTTCTTTGAAGGACTCGAGGAAGCCCCTTTCTCTGATGATGACCCTGATCTCATAGGAGACAG GTTGGTAGGAGGACTCCTGACTCTGAGTCCAGACTACGGCTTTGTGCTAGAGGATGATGAAGGGATCTGCGGGTATGCTGTCGGTACCGTGGACGTCAAGCCCTTCTTTAAAAGTTGCAAGTTGAGCTGGCTTCCTTTCATGCAGGAGAAATACCACAAACCTGACGAGCAGAAGGACCTCACTGAGGCTGAG AAAATGATGCTGAGTTTCCACGAGGATGAGGAGGGTCTTCCAGAGTCTTTCCTCTCCAACTTCCCGTCTCTCATCAAAGTCGACATTCAGGGCAAGGTCACTGACCCCAGTGTGGCCAAAAGCATGATGGGATGTCTTCTATCTTCTCTTAAAGCTAACG GCTCCCAAGGTGCATTCTGTAAGATCCGTCAGACTGATAAGAGAATGTTGGACTTCTATAGTAAGCTGGGATGCTTTGAAGTGGCAACAATGGAGGGCTTCCCCAAAGATGTCATCATTATGGGACGCAGCCTATGA
- the npm3 gene encoding nucleoplasmin-3: protein MSFNDDDSSDIGPAGQSKLESFLFSQELSSKVPFFTFQGDEEEDLEHFLELRTICLGEGAKEESNVVEVTALNHQGKNISVPIANLHISCLPMVSLGEFELKAPVTIRLKAGTGPVTVSGLHLIASQPEESDLSEDDEDDFDEDDHEEITPIKPAKKKLRQ from the exons ATGTCTTTCAACGACGACGACTCCTCCGACATCGGACCGGCCGGACAATCCAAACTGGAGAGCTTCCTGTTCa GCCAAGAGCTGTCTTCAAAAGTCCCTTTCTTCACTTTCCAgggggatgaagaggaggacctGGAGCACTTCCTCGAGCTGAGAACA ATTTGTTTGGGAGAGGGAGCCAAGGAGGAGAGTAACGTCGTGGAGGTTACAGCCCTGAACCACCAAGGAAAGAACATCTCAGTGCCCATCGCCAACCTTCACATCAGCTGTCTGCCCATG gtgAGTCTGGGAGAGTTTGAACTGAAAGCCCCAGTGACCATCAGGCTCAAGGCTGGGACAGGACCAGTAACTGTCAGCGGGCTACACCTCATAG CCTCCCAGCCGGAGGAGTCCGACCTGTCTGAGGACGATGAAGATGATTTTGATGAGGACGATCACGAAGAGATCACTCCTATTAAACCAGCGAAGAAGAAGCTGAGGCAGTAG